In Candidatus Zixiibacteriota bacterium, the genomic stretch CCGGATATCGGGGAGCAGTATCGCTCGGTCGTTTTTTATCTGAACGACGACCAGCGGGAGACGGCGGAGATGTCGAAGAAGGCGCTGGACGAGAGCGGCCGATATGCGCGTCCGATCGCGACATCGATCGAAGCGGCCTCGACATTCTATCGCGCCGAGGAATACCATCAGCGGTATCTGGAGAAACGCGGCCTGTCCAGTTGCCGGATCAAATAACCGCCGAGGCCCGATCGCAAGAGGATTTGCCCGTGTATTGACGGCGTGTCGGCCGTCACGGCACGGGCTTTTTCGCTGGAGGGGTTTGCGATGTTTCTTCGTCGGAGGCAAACGCATTCGGGAACGAGGGTGACGACAGAAATCGAACTCTGTGGTGTCCCGGGCGTTATCGGAACACCTTGCACCGGCGCCGGTCCCCGGTATATTGATGGTGAGGGCGGCAACGGCACGCCGGTGTCGATTGGGCCGTCCGAAAGGAGGATAGGTATGAATCGTTGCCTGACCAGTTACGGCGCAGGCGCGGTTATCCTCGTCGTTGCGTGCGCGTTGCCTGGCTGTTCCGATGAAACCGCAGTCGAGCGAGCGGCCGGGGCGCCGCCCCCGAACGTGGCACACCGAGTCCCATCCGACTACCCTACTATCCAGGCCGCTATCGATGCTGCGGCGCTCGGTGACACGGTCCTGGTCGCCCCCGGCACCTATACCGGACCGGGCAACCGGAATATCACGTTTCCAATCGGGTCGCTGGTGCTGATGTCCGAAGGCGGACCGTCGGAGACGATTCTCGACTGCCAGGGAACAGACAGCTCGTACCAGCAGGGCATGACGGTGACGAACGGGCAGGACAACATTTTCATTCGCGGCTTTACGATCAAAAACGCATACGCCGGCAGCGGGGCAGCGATATATATCAGCTTCGCCTCGCCGGATATTCGTGACTGCGTTTTTATCAACAACAGCGCGCCGATCGCCGGGGGCGCGAT encodes the following:
- a CDS encoding DUF1565 domain-containing protein translates to MNRCLTSYGAGAVILVVACALPGCSDETAVERAAGAPPPNVAHRVPSDYPTIQAAIDAAALGDTVLVAPGTYTGPGNRNITFPIGSLVLMSEGGPSETILDCQGTDSSYQQGMTVTNGQDNIFIRGFTIKNAYAGSGAAIYISFASPDIRDCVFINNSAPIAGGAIWCKSGSPAIRRCTFIGNWSESGGAAFLNASGTSIFADCLFAYNDSGAAVWVNRSEAMPAMFCCNIFGNPEGDWVERIAGLESVNNNMSVDPRLCGDAAAGFRLEADSPCLPQNNACGRLIGAIELLCD